Below is a genomic region from Myxococcales bacterium.
GACCCACGCGTCGACGTGCGCGCTCATGGTGTCGAGCAGCACACCGTCCATATCCACCAGAATGCCTTGAAAATCGCCGGCCAATCCCATGATGTCCGCGCCGTTCCCCGCGGCCGCCCGCCGCTTGTTGGGCCCGCCAGCCGGGCCGTCCCTACCGGTCGCTTTTACGCCGCGATGTCGTCGTCGGTCGCGTCATCGTCCGCGGCGTCGTCATCGGCCGTATCGTCGTCCGCCGTGCCGTTTGCCGGTTGAACCTCCCGCTCGGTGCGGCAATCGACCGTGGAGGGCGAGCAGCTCTCGCCCAGGTAGAAAATCTGATTGTAGAGGTGACCGCTGACCGCGGCGTTGTCCGGATCGACGTTCAGATGGTAGTCGATCGTCTGCACCATCAGGCAACTGGCGTCGCCGATCTTCGTTTTCTCGATGCTGAAATTCACGATGGCGGTGCCGTAAACCTCGCCCTTGAAGAGCAGGTTCTTTTCCGAACCGACGCCCTCTTCCTGCCAATAGACGCTGGCGGTCGACAGGTCTTCGGACTGTTCGATCTGCAAAAACCAACTGTCCTCGCTCAAATCGCTTTCCGGGCAGTCGTCGTAGGTCGTCTTCACGATCACCTGGTACAGACCGGCGACATCGCCGCCGTAGCTGGTCTCGTCGTCGTTGTCGTCATCATCGTCTCCGGCGCAGGAAACGATCCAACCAAGGCCGCAGATCGCGCCTAAAACAACCGCCAACCCCAAATAAAACCGGGGATCTTTCATGGTTCTCTCCTTTTCCCTTGCTGGAGCCGATAATACCGCAAACCGAAAAACCCTTTATACTCGAATCAGTAACTTGGCTTTCATATAAGTTGGTTGAAGTTTACTTACCCAAATTTGGAGATGTCAAGATAAAAGCAAACGCCTGTTGCATTTTCTTAAATTCCGTTTCGCTTGCAAAGCAGGACACCTCGCGGTAAAAACGTTCAACTTGACCTTGATTCTCGTTCGAGGGGAGCCCTACGTCCGTGAAGCGTCTGAATCTTGAGACCAAAGTGGGCATCTTTTTCGTCGTCTGCTTTGTGCTCATTGCCGTCATCAGCTTGAAGCTGGGCAATTATCAGATCGGCGAGGAAACCGGCTACACCCTCAGCGCCGTTTTCGACACCGCCGCCGGCATCAACGATGAAACCCCTGTGCTTCTGGCGGGTTTACGCATCGGCTCGGTGACGGACATGAAGCTCGAGAAAGGCCGGGCGCGAGTTTATTTCAAGGTCAAACCGGATGCGAAAATCCCGTCCGACAGCCAGATCATGGTGCAATCGCGGGGGTTTCTCGGCGCCCGCTACCTGGAAATCACCCCCGGAAAAAGCGAAACCTCGCTGAAAGATCAGGAAGAACTGGTCAATTCCACCATGGCCGGCGAACTTTCCGCGCTCTCGTCGAAAGCCGGCGACATCGCCGACGACCTGAAGGCGATCACCGCGAACCTGCGCCGCGTGCTCGGCGGCGAGGAAGGCGAGGAAGGCATCCGCGACATCTTTCTCAATCTGCAGGACATCACCACGCGGCTTTCCGGAACCCTCGAGGACAACCAGGCGCGGATGAATCAGATCGCCGCGAACATCGAAAAAGTCACCGGCAATATCGCGGCGATGAGCGCCGAGAACCGGCAGGCCGTCCGCGACGCGTTGAGCGTCATGCCCGCCATCGCCAACAACCTGCGCGTCATCAGCCAGAACATCGCCGCCGTCACCAACGACAATAACGAGGAACTCAACAAGGCGGTCAAGGAACTGGCCTCCTCCTCCGAAAAGCTCAACGAGGCGTTGACGCACATCGCCTCCATCACCGGCAAGATCGACGAGGGCCAGGGCACGATCGGCCAACTGGTCAACGACACCGAGACCATCGACGAACTGTCCGACACCCTGGAATCGGTCAACGAGTTCGTCGGCCGCATCCGGCGCATCCAGACGCAGGTCGGCTACCGCGGCGAGTATTACCCGAGCGACGGCAACGTGAAGTCGTTCATCTCGTTGCGCCTGCAGCCGCGCCTCGACAAGTGGTACGAGATCGCCCTGGTCGACGATCCCTTCGGTCGCTCGGTTTCCTCCCGGACCGTGACCAAAACCACCTACGACGCCGACAGCTCGCTGGAACGCCACGAAAAGAAAATCGAGGAAAAAACCGTCACCACCGACACCTTCAAATTCAGCGCCCAGATGGCCAAGCGCTGGTACTTCTTCGTGGCGCGCGGCGGCTTGATCGAGTCGCACGCCGGCGTCGGCACCGACCTGAAATTTTTCGACGACCACCTGATGATCTCGCTCGAGTGCTCCGATTTCGCCAACGAGGACAACCCACGGCTCAAGGCCAGCATGGACTTCCTGTTTCTCGACCACTTCTTCGTGACCGGCGGCCTGGACGACATCGTCCACCAATCGGTGCTCGACGGTTACGCCGACCCGCGGTGGTTTTTCGGTGGCGGCATCTCCTTCACCGACGAGGACATCTCCGCCCTCTTCAGCAAGCTGCCGATCCCCACGAACTAGCGCCGCCGGCTATTTCGGCAACTAAATTTCACCCCGGCGGACGGCGTCCGGCTCCCTGGATTTTCTCCGCGTACCTCGTTAAGATGCCGTGTTCGCGACAAATAAAAACGACAGAACTTCATCCCCCTGGGATCGAGGAAAGCAATGGCACGAAAGGGATCGAACAAGGGCGCCGAGAATCCGCCCAAAAAAGCGGAAGGGATTCCGGAAACCGCTCCCGAGAAACAAGGGAAAAACGGCAAGGCCGCCCGGAAACCGGGCGAAAAGGAAGCCGCCACCAAGAAACCCAAACGCGGCATCGCCGCGACGACCGAATTGCCGAGCCTGGTCGTACCCGGAACCGTCTGGCTTGTGCTGCTGTTGTTGGGGTACCTGCTGGCCAGTTACGACCATTACCTGTTCAAGGTCGAGCTCGACTCGTCGCTGGAAATCGTCGTCGGCCTGGCGACGTTGTTGCTGTTCGTCGGCGGCCCGATCTACCGCAATTACCGCCAGCTCACCCGGCCCGTCGCCAAGGGCATCATCCTGGGCGGCGGTGCGCTGACGATTCTGATCTGCGCCGCGAGTGTTTATTTCGCGGCGAATTTCGGCGAGCCGATCGGCTCGGGCATCATCGCGGCCGGCGCGACGGACAGCAAGAAAGTCGAGATTCAATTGCCGGGCACCCATTACCGGCTGTTCCTGCGCGGCCATTTCCCGGAAATCGACAAGAAGCAGAAGGAAATGGAGGAAGCGGCCAACAAGGGGAAAAAAGGCGCGGATAAAATGCTCGGCAGCTACAAGCTGTCGGGCGCGTACGCCCTCCAGTTGCGCTCGGCCGACGGCCAATCGATCATCGACAACTACAACGGCAAGTTCGAACAGGAACGTTCGATGCGCCGGTTGAGCAAGCGCGGCCGCGGCTACCTGGAAGTCATGCGCACCATGACCCTCAACGATCTGGACGTCAAACACCCCGGCACCTACACCCTGCAGGTAGTTTCCCTGGGCGAAAACCTCGAACAAAAGCTCGAATACGCGATCTACCGCGACCGCCAATATCCCTGGACCCTGGCCGTCATCGGCCTGGTGGTCGTCTTCTGGTTCGGCCTGGTCGATCTGCTGATCAAACCGCTGCGGGTCGATTCGTACTTCGCGGCGTGCGCCGGCTTCTCGTTCGGCTTCATCGCCTATTTCAATTCGACAACGATCCCCAATTCGCTGTTTTCCACCCTGGGCGTGAGCCTGATCATCGGCGGCTTCATCGGGGCGGGCACGGCGTATCTCGTTTTCCTGGCCGCGAAAAAACTTTACACGCCGCTGATCCGGCGCTGGCAATTAAACCTGAGCTGAAGCGACAGGAGGCAAAATCATGGAAAAGCTGTTCGGCTTCGTGGATCAACAGATCGATCGCTTTCTCGACGAACTCAAAACCCTCTTGCGCCTGGAAAGCATCAGCGCCGATCCGGCGAAAAAAACGGCTTGCGCCACAACCGCCCAGTGGCTGGCCGATCACCTCAAGGCGATCGGCGTCCGGGAATCGCGGGTCATCCCGACCGCGGGCCATCCGCTGGTCTACGGTTTTCACCCCGGCCCGGCCGGCGCGCCGACCGTGCTGATCTACGGCCATTACGACGTGCAGCCGGTCGATCCGCTCGAGCTGTGGACGACGCCGCCCTTCGAGCCGACGATTCGCGACGGTAAAATCTTCGGGCGCGGCACGACCGACGATAAGGGTCAGTTGCTGATCCACCTCAAGGCCGTGGAAACGATGCTCAAACTCGAGGGCAAGCTGCCGGTTTCGGTCAAATTCCTCTTCGAGGGCGAGGAGGAAGTCGGCAGCGAAGCGCTGACCGCCTGGTTGCCGGGCAATAAAGAACTGCTGGCGTGCGATATCGTACTGGTTTCCGATTCGAGCATGATCGCCAAGGGCCAGCCGTCGATCAATTACGGCCTGCGCGGCCTGATCTATTTCCAGGTCGATCTGGAAACCGCGACCGGCGACCTGCACTCGGGATCGTTCGGCGGCGGCGTCGCCAACCCGATCAACGTGCTGGCGGAACTGCTCGCCTCGATGAAGGATGAAAACAACCGGGTGACGATTCCCGGCTTCTACGACGACGTGCTGGAAATCACCGCCGAGGAACAAGCCAACTACGCGCTCCTACCCGAAGGCACGGCGGAATTGCTCGCTTCGAGCGGCGCGGAAATGGCCTACGGCGAAGCCGGTTTCACCACCGCGCAACGGATCAGCGCCCGGCCGACCCTCGACGCCAACGGCATCTGGGGCGGTTTTTCGGGCGAAGGCGCGAAAACGGTGCTGCCCGCGCGGGCCGGCCTGAAGGTCAGCATGCGCCTGGTGCCGAACCAGGATCCGAAAAAAATCGCGGCGCTCTTCAAGGATTACGTGGAGAAGCACACCCCCAAGGCGGCCCGGCTGAAGATCACCGAAATGCACGGCGGCCGCTGGTTCATGTGTCCGCTCACCGAGCCGGCCCTGCGCAAAGGCGCGGCGTCGCTGGAGGAAGTGTACGGCAAGCAGTGCCTCTTCACGCGCGAGGGCGGTTCGATCCCCATCGTGGCCGACATGGCGGCGGTGCTGGAAAAGCCGGTCGTGCTGATGGGTTTCGGACTGAACTCCGAACAGGCGCACGCGCCGAACGAGCATTTCGACCTGGAAAACTTCCAGCGGGGCATCAAGACCAGCCTGCTTTATCTGCACAAGCTGGCGCAATAACCGAATCAGCCGATTCCGGAGAGCAGCAGCGCGAGGCCGTTCGCCGTGGCGGCGACGCCCTCATGCACCCCGAGGCGGGGCAGCGCGTACAGGTCGGGGCGGCGGTTGGCGAAGCCGGCCCGCGTGGTCAGCGCGCAGGCATAGCCGGCCCGCGCGACCAGCAAGGCGATCGATTTGTCGTAATCGCCGTTCGGATAGCAGAAACTGGCGGGCGCGACGCCGATTTTCTCGGCGATCGTCTGCCGGCTCAACGCCAATTCGCGCTTGATCGTTTCGTCGTCGGCCTGGGTCAGGATGACGTGATTGACCGTGTGGCTGCCGATCTCGAACACGTCGGCGCTCATCCGACGCAACTGCTCCCAACTGACCAGGTCGCCGCCGCACTTCAGCGGCTCGCCGGTGATCCGTTCCAGAAAGCCGAGCATCGCCTCGCGTTCGGGTTCCGCCAGCGCCTTGCCGGCGCTCAGCACGCGGCCGAAGTAGCCGGCGCGCGGCGGATCGTCCACCAGCAGTTGCATCAAAAAGTCGGCGGCCGGCGGCATCCCCTCGTCGGGGAACGAGGCGGCCAGTTCCTCCCGCCGCTCCCAGAACCGCCGCGCCAATGCCGCGGCCCGCGAAAACCAGAACGGCGCCGGCGAGCCCACCAGAGCGGTCGGCACGAAAACGGTCGCCGGCAGCCCGGCCGCGCGCAGCAGCGGATAGGCCGTTTCGTAGGTATCCAGCCAGCCGTCGTCGAAGGTGATGACCACCGTGCGTGGTCGGATTTTTTCACCGGTCAGCAGGCGGCGCGCCAGTTCGGCCAGCGGCACGACGTGAAAATCGCGCTGCAGCAACTGCAGGTGCGCGGCGAACGCGTCCCGGCGCACGAACATGCCCGGTTCCACGGTCTCGGGGTCGTGAACGGCCGGATCCAGCACGCGGTGATAAGCCAGAATCGCCGCGCGCCCGCCGAGTACGCGGGCGATCGGCCCGGCCAATTGCAAACCGCCGACGAAGCCGCCGGCCAGCCGACGCGCGATTCGTTTCAGACCCATCGCTCGCCCAACCTCCGACCCATCACTTCGGTCACCACGACGCCGAGTTTTTCCAGGTCTTGCTGCAAAATCCCCTCCACCAGCGGCAGCACGATCAGACTATCGGCGAGGCGTTGCGCGCCCGCGAACGGCGCCGCGCGCAAATCCAGGTCCGGCGCCAACTCTTCGATGGCGTGAACCGGCGCCGGATACATCGCCGAGGCACCGATGCCCACGCTCTGCAAGCCTGCCAGCAGGGCGTCGCGCTTGCCGACCTCCTGCGTCAGCAGCGGCCGCCGGAGCCACGCCGGCACGTTGCCGACCCCGGGTTTGACCAGCACCAGGCCGCGTAGCGGCTTCAGAAACTGATCGATCCAGGCCGCCAGATTGGCGCGCTGGTGATTGATCTCGTCGAGCCGCCGCAGCACCGCGACGGCCACCGCGGCCCGCGCCCCGCCCATGGCCGTCGCCGGAAAGTTCGGCTCGTAGACCGTCCGGCCCACGGTGACGCCCGGCGCCATTTCGGCGAACCCGTAAAGGGAAGGTTCCAGGGCGAAGCGCATCGCCCCGCCCTTCAGCGCGACATCCAAACCGGTCGGCGGCGGTCCGTCGCGCAAAACGTCGCCCTGCGCGGCCATGGCCGCGGCCAGATCCTCGTCGTGCACGAGCGCCGCGCCGCCGCCGAGCGCCGTGACGTTTTTTCCCCGCCCGAAACTGACGATTCCCGCCACGCCGTGGGAACCGACGGGACGGCCGTCGGCCTGGCCGCCGAGGCATTGCGCCGCGTCGTCGATCAACACCGCGTCGTGATCCTCCGCCAGTTCCGCCAGGTGATTGAGTTCGCCGGGCAGGCCGAACAAGTTCGGCGAAACGATCGCCAGCACGCCTCGCCAATCCAGCCGCGATAACTGGTCGTAGTCGTAATCGATCGTCGTCGGCAGCACGTCGACGGGCAGCACCCGCAGGCCCGCCCGCACCACCGCCGCCGGCACCGACCAGCAGGTATAGGCCGGAACGATGACGCGGTCGCCGGCGCGCAACTTTTTCAGCGCCGTCAGCAGGGCCGCCAGCGCCGCCCGGCCGCTGCCGAAAAGAAACACGCGGGCGCACGGGATCCGCGCCGCGAGCGCGGCTTCCAGGCGCGCTTCTCCCTGCTCGGCGTCGCGCAGGGCGGCGGCCAATTCGTGCCATTGCAGGCGGGTTCCGACCGGCGGCAGCTTCCGCATCAATTCCTCACGGCAACCGCTTCGCGAGCAGCGGGCCGAACCAGTGGGTGGCGAACAACGGCAACCGGCGCCAGACGCGGATCGCGAATTCGAATTTCGGGTTGCTGGTGTTCAGGCCGGGCATCTCGTCGCGGGCGAGCAAATGATACTGCCAGTACAACGGTTCGATCGACACGCCCCAATATTTCTTGAACGACTGGCTCGACGAACCGACGGTTGAGCGCCCCATGTCCACCGCCTGGAGGCCCGCCTGGACGGCGTCCTCGATCGCCAGCCAGTTCATCAGC
It encodes:
- a CDS encoding MCE family protein; translated protein: MKRLNLETKVGIFFVVCFVLIAVISLKLGNYQIGEETGYTLSAVFDTAAGINDETPVLLAGLRIGSVTDMKLEKGRARVYFKVKPDAKIPSDSQIMVQSRGFLGARYLEITPGKSETSLKDQEELVNSTMAGELSALSSKAGDIADDLKAITANLRRVLGGEEGEEGIRDIFLNLQDITTRLSGTLEDNQARMNQIAANIEKVTGNIAAMSAENRQAVRDALSVMPAIANNLRVISQNIAAVTNDNNEELNKAVKELASSSEKLNEALTHIASITGKIDEGQGTIGQLVNDTETIDELSDTLESVNEFVGRIRRIQTQVGYRGEYYPSDGNVKSFISLRLQPRLDKWYEIALVDDPFGRSVSSRTVTKTTYDADSSLERHEKKIEEKTVTTDTFKFSAQMAKRWYFFVARGGLIESHAGVGTDLKFFDDHLMISLECSDFANEDNPRLKASMDFLFLDHFFVTGGLDDIVHQSVLDGYADPRWFFGGGISFTDEDISALFSKLPIPTN
- a CDS encoding dipeptidase encodes the protein MEKLFGFVDQQIDRFLDELKTLLRLESISADPAKKTACATTAQWLADHLKAIGVRESRVIPTAGHPLVYGFHPGPAGAPTVLIYGHYDVQPVDPLELWTTPPFEPTIRDGKIFGRGTTDDKGQLLIHLKAVETMLKLEGKLPVSVKFLFEGEEEVGSEALTAWLPGNKELLACDIVLVSDSSMIAKGQPSINYGLRGLIYFQVDLETATGDLHSGSFGGGVANPINVLAELLASMKDENNRVTIPGFYDDVLEITAEEQANYALLPEGTAELLASSGAEMAYGEAGFTTAQRISARPTLDANGIWGGFSGEGAKTVLPARAGLKVSMRLVPNQDPKKIAALFKDYVEKHTPKAARLKITEMHGGRWFMCPLTEPALRKGAASLEEVYGKQCLFTREGGSIPIVADMAAVLEKPVVLMGFGLNSEQAHAPNEHFDLENFQRGIKTSLLYLHKLAQ
- a CDS encoding polysaccharide deacetylase family protein, with protein sequence MGLKRIARRLAGGFVGGLQLAGPIARVLGGRAAILAYHRVLDPAVHDPETVEPGMFVRRDAFAAHLQLLQRDFHVVPLAELARRLLTGEKIRPRTVVITFDDGWLDTYETAYPLLRAAGLPATVFVPTALVGSPAPFWFSRAAALARRFWERREELAASFPDEGMPPAADFLMQLLVDDPPRAGYFGRVLSAGKALAEPEREAMLGFLERITGEPLKCGGDLVSWEQLRRMSADVFEIGSHTVNHVILTQADDETIKRELALSRQTIAEKIGVAPASFCYPNGDYDKSIALLVARAGYACALTTRAGFANRRPDLYALPRLGVHEGVAATANGLALLLSGIG
- a CDS encoding DegT/DnrJ/EryC1/StrS aminotransferase family protein translates to MRKLPPVGTRLQWHELAAALRDAEQGEARLEAALAARIPCARVFLFGSGRAALAALLTALKKLRAGDRVIVPAYTCWSVPAAVVRAGLRVLPVDVLPTTIDYDYDQLSRLDWRGVLAIVSPNLFGLPGELNHLAELAEDHDAVLIDDAAQCLGGQADGRPVGSHGVAGIVSFGRGKNVTALGGGAALVHDEDLAAAMAAQGDVLRDGPPPTGLDVALKGGAMRFALEPSLYGFAEMAPGVTVGRTVYEPNFPATAMGGARAAVAVAVLRRLDEINHQRANLAAWIDQFLKPLRGLVLVKPGVGNVPAWLRRPLLTQEVGKRDALLAGLQSVGIGASAMYPAPVHAIEELAPDLDLRAAPFAGAQRLADSLIVLPLVEGILQQDLEKLGVVVTEVMGRRLGERWV